AGAAGTACGCTCCAAGTTCCATAACCAAAAATAGTAGCTCCAAATGCTAAATAGAAAATAGAGAAAGTAGAAATTGCGCTAAGAGAAGTTACAGTTTTTAGCATAACATCTGGACCATCTAGTATAAATGAAAAAATGTAAAGTGGAATAGGAGGGACTAAGCTAGTCCATACTACAACCCCAAGCATATCAATTTTCTCACCTAAAGCTTCAGCTTTGTTTGAAGCGAATTTAAGCACAATATTTGATAGAGCCCAGAAAAATGCAGCTAATAATGTAAGCAAAAGTGCAGGAAGAGGAACAGCAGTTATACTGCCAGCATTGCTTGCAATAAAAGCTAGTCCAATAGCAGCTATAAAAAGCCCTATTATTTGTTTTGGCTTTATGGATTCATGTAGAAATAAAAAAGCAAGTAGTGGAGTCATAAATGCTGCTGATTGTAGAGTGATTGAAGATAATCCTGCCGGCATACCTATTTGCATTGCATAAAAAAGACATGAAAATTGACCAACACCTACAGATAATCCGTAGGCGATGGCGTATTTCATGTCGATTTTAGGACGCTTAACAAAAAAGAGAGCAGGTAGTACAAAGGTATATCTAAGTGCTGCCAATAGCATAGAAGGCACACCATTTAACCCCAATCTAATAACAGTAAAGTTGACTCCCCATATGATGACAACCATTAAAGCCATTACTAAATCCTTCTTTTTCATAAAAACCTCCCAATATTCATTTTTTAATCCTTACTCATCTGCTGAATCAAATTCATCTAAAAAGGAAAAGCTTTCTCCATGTTGCTGCCAGCCTAGAACGCAGTCTAAATTCACATTTTCGGCAGCTTTAAAAATAGATTTATCTACATTATTAAAATTCTTTTTTAGATTAGCAATAAGCTCTTTCATTTCTTTACGTTTACTGCCAGTTTTTTTAGCCGCTACCATGCATGCACAGTTAAGGGGCCAGATTCCATTTGTTTGAGTGAATCTCTCAATAAATACCTCTTCCACATAATAAAGAGGTCTAATGAGCTCTAAACCTTCAAAATTTGTAGACTTGAGTCTAGGTAGCATGGTTTTAAATGCTCCTGTATAGAGCATATTTAGCATAGTTGTTTCTATGACATCGTTAAAGTGATGTCCTAGAGCAAGCTTATTACAGCCTAGCTCCTTAGTTTTGTTATATAGAGCGCCTCTCCTCATTTTTGCGCACATATAGCAAGGATAGTCTTGGGCTATTTTATCGGCAATTTTAAATATATCAGTTTCAAATACCTTAATTGGTATATTAAGATAGTTAAAATTATCCATCATAAGCTCCCTTATGCTTGGATGATAACCTGGATCCATAGCTATATATTCAACCTCAAAAGGAATCTTGCTGAATTTTTGAAGCTCTTGAAATAATTTAGCCATAAGCATGCTGTCCTTGCCGCCTGATATAGCAACAGCAATTCTATCACCTGGCTGAATCATTTCGTAGTCATTTAATGCCTTTAAAAATTTTGACCATATACCTTTTCTATAGGTTTTTATTATACTTCTTTCAATTACATCTAAGGGCCTTCTTTCATTAAAAGGCACCAAAACTTCACAACCATTTCCTGCTAGTTCTGACATTTTTACACCTCATCTTTCAACGAAATATTATATCATTATGTCTTATTTTTGTCCCGAAGAAAAATCAAAATTGAATATTCTAAAAACTTTTATAATGGTATAATATAATTCGTACAAAAATAACATTTTATATAAACAAAACTATACATAGAAAAAGGGGAGCATAATATGGACTACGAATTTAGACTATTAACCCATTACGATTACGAGGAAGTAAAAGAAATGTGCAAAGACATATGGGATGGAACTGATTATATGCCATTGGTTTTTCATAACTGGGTTGATGATGAAAAAGGAGAATTTTTTTGTATAATAGATAAGGCTAAGAATAAAATAGCTGGAATTTCAAAGTTTTCTATACTGCCAGAGCAAATGGGGTGGCTTGAGGGACTTAGAGTACATGAGGAATATAGAGGCCAAAAATTAGCAAGAAGAATTCAAGAATATATGAGTGAATTGGCAAATAAATATCTTGAAGAAGGGAAAATAAATAAATTAGGAGCCTGTACTCATCTTAATAATGTAGCTAGTCGCAAGATGCTTGAATCCTCAGGCTTTGAAATAGAGCAACAGCATATGATAGTTATGAAGCCATATGAAGAGAATAATGCAGTGATAACGACTAAGTCATTTGTAGTTACTAGGTGGAAGCCTACACTAGAGGAGTTTATGAACTTAGATTATTTTAAATCAAGAGATATGGTATTTCACTGTGACTTCACTTTTATGGATGTATCAGAAGAATTGTACGATATACTTATAAAAAAAGATGCTTTTTGGGAAATAAACGGAAAAAAAGGCATTATCTACTATAAAGTGGAAACCTGCTTTGTGGCTGTAGATGAAGATATAGATACTATAGAGATATTTAGCGATTATCTATATCAAAAAAATAAAACTGGATTTACACCATACACTACAGTAAATCTAAAAAAGCCTCAGCTATTAGAAAATTTAAAAGCAAATGGATATATTACTTGGTCAGACTGGCAAATGGACTATTTCTATTATTTAAAGAAGTAAAATAGTAGTTAATTTTAAACCAATCTAAATTTTGGATGAATTTATGATTTTAGGGTAAATTATCTAAAAGGAGGTTGGTTTTTATGTATAAAAACAATATTATTTTAGCTTTAGGCTTAATATTCATGCTGATATTTAGTGCTTGCACTCCAAAAGACACAGAGGATTTATCTAAAGAGCTCGCTTCACTAAAAGATGAGAATAAAATTTTGCAAGAAAAGATTAGTAGCTTAGAAGAGCAATTAAATGATGGTGCAAATAATGAGGCTGGTACAATGACATCTTTATCTCTAGCTGTTGAGGTAGTAAACATATTAAAAGCAAGAGATATGAATGAACTTAAAAACTATGCACATCCTCAAAAAGGAATTAGATTTTCACCATATGCATATATAGATGAAACAAATGATATAATAGTAACTGCCAATGACCTAGAGACCTACATGAATTCTTCTGATATTTATACTTGGGGAAGCTATGACGTCACAGGGGAACCTATAGACCTTAATTTTTCAGATTACTATGATAGATTTATATATAATCAGGATTTTGCAAACCCTCATATTATAGGAAATAATCAAATAGTTCAAACTGGAAACACCATAAATAATATTGAAGAAGTATATCCAAATGCTCAGTTTGTGGAGTTTCATTTTACAGGATTTGATCCACAGTATACAGGTATGGACTGGACTAGCTTAAGAATAGTTATGGAAGAATATAACTCTCAGCTTTATATCATAGGAATTATACACGATGAATGGACTATATAGTAAATTAATGATTCTGATAGGAGAAAAATTACAATGTCATTTAAAATATTAATAATAGAAGATGAGGAAAATATCAGTGAAATAGTAGCAAAATATTTGCAAAAAGAAGGCTATTCTACCCTAATTGCAAACGATGGAATAGAAGGACTTGCCTTATTTAGAGATTCAAATCCTGATCTAGTCATATCCGATGTTATGATGCCTACAATCGATGGATTGGAAGTACTCAGAGAAATAAGACTTATATCAGACGTACCAGTTATTATGCTCACAGCAAAGCAAGAGGAAGTAGATAGACTAAAAGGCTTTGAAAATGGAGCAGATGATTATGTTACAAAGCCTTTTAGTCCCAAAGAATTAGTTAGAAGAGTAATGGTTATGCTAAAAAGAACTTATAAAACAATAGAGAATAAACAAGTATTAATTGAAGGTGAATTAAAGCTAGATTTAAATAAGCAAAAGTTGTATAAAAATGAAGTGGAAATTGATATAACATCAAAGGAATTTCAAATAATATATGCTTTTTTTAAAAATCCTAGACAGATATTATCTAGAGAGCAGCTTATAGAGCTTGCATTTAGCAACGATTTTGAGGGTTTTGATAGAACTATAGATGTGCATATTAAAAAAATACGTCACAAGATTGAAGAGGATACTAAAAACCCTAAATATTTAAAAACAAAATATGGAGCTGGATATATATTTGGAGGCTCAGATGAAGATTAGAAATCAACTCATTATTATTATAATAGCAATACTTTCCGCAGGAGTATTAATCCAGTCTTTTATAGCGAGTAATTATATAGATAACTACTTTAATAGCTATATAGTCCAGGAATATAATCAAAATATAGCTCGAATATCACTAATAGCTCAAGAGATAATAGCTGATAAAGAAAGCTCAAGTAACTCAAGACCAATGATGTCACAGATGTCATATAGAAGGACTTTATCATCATATATGAGTGACCCTATAATAGAGATAAACATATACTCAAATCAAGGCAGACTAATATTCACATCAAGTGGAGCGATGGGACAAGGGCATATGAACTTTGGAAGCGACCACGAAAATAGTTTGCAGCTTGAGACTGATATATTTGATGTTTCAAATGATGAAAACCAAAAAATAGGAAGTCTTGAAATAATTAGAAATAAGGATGTAAAAAATTGGCAAACCTCAGTGCTTTTTAATAAAGCACTATATAGTGGAGCAGCTATTGCTTTTATATCTGTTGCTATTATTGCAGGATTAATTATTTGGATTGTAAGTACTAAGTTTTCAAAGCAGCTGATAGACACTGCTTATTATGCAAGCAAAATAGAGCAAGATGATCAGGTTGATATACCACTTTCAGAAACAGTAGAGATTAAGCAAATTCAGCTAACCTTACTAAATCTTGCATCTAGACTAAAACTTAAGACCAAAATAAGAAAAGAAAAAGCTGACAAGCTTTCTCACGAAACTAGAACACCTCTCACTATTTTAAAATCAAATATAGAAGCAGCTATAGATGAAGTGATAGTATTAGATGAGCAAAATCTAAGTCTATGTCTAGAACAGATAGATACTTTGTCTGAAATGATGACAAATATTTCAGATATAATAACGGATGATAGTGATGATACCTCCATCGAACTATCTGAACTTGACTTAACAAAAGAAATAAAAAATATTATAAAAAGTCTTAGTTTGCAATATACTAAAAAAAATATTGCGCTTACATCGAGTCTTTCAAACGAACTACTAATACATTCAGATAAAAATAAAATAAATCAATCAGTGTATAATTTACTCACAAATGCCTATAAATTTACTCCATATGGTGGTAAAGTAGATATTTCAGTAAAAAAACTAGATAATTCTGTTACAATTGAGGTAGCTGATAGTGGAATGGGAGTAAAGAAAGAAGAACTAGATAAAATATTTGCTGCTTACTATAGAAGCAATGAGCATAAAGAAACTCAAGGAGATGGGTTAGGACTTTATATTGTAAGCACAAACATGATACTTTTAGGTGGAAGTGCTTCTGCATATATAAATGAAAGCAAAGGGCTCACAGTAAAGTTAATATTACCACAATAATTAAAATTATTTAAAGGAATGGAAGGTAAATTTAAAATGAACAAATTAAAATTAGGCAAAAAAGACTGGACAGTAAAAATAGCAGAGGTATTACTAGATGGAATAGAGCTAGATGAAGTTCTGGGTTATTTAAAAAGCATAGAAGACGTAATAATAGGAATGAATAGTAATCAAGACTATATGTTAGTTGAAGAAAATAAATCAAGAACCTATATAATTAGAAAAAATGAAAAAGACTTAGAGCTAGCGATACTAAGTATAATGGATGCTAAGGATATACTAAAAAAATAATCTAAAGAATTTGAAATTTTTTAAAGCAGGGACTGGAGGGGATTTTATGGATGAGACAGCTATCTATGAACTATCAAAAATCATCCAAGCTAGTGAAAACATAGTATTTTTTGGTGGAGCAGGAGTGTCAACTGAGAGCAATATCCCAGATTTTCGCTCAGAGGAAGGCATATACAACATAAAATCAAAATACAATTTCCCTCCAGAAACCATGCTCAGCCATAGCTTTTTTATAAATCAAACTTCACTTTTTTATGACTTTTATAAAACCTCGATGATATTTCCAAATGCAAGACCAAATCTAGCACATTATACACTTGCAAAGCTCGAGCAAATGGGAAAGCTAAATGCAGTAATAACTCAAAATATAGATGGACTTCATCAAGCAGCTGGCTCAAATAATGTACTAGAGCTCCATGGAAGTATTCATAGAAATTACTGTATGGGCTGTCATAAGTTTTTTGACCTTGACTATGTATTAAGCTCAGAGGATGTCCCTCTATGCGATGTATGCTCTGAAATAATAAAACCAGATGTAGTTTTATATGAAGAGGGGCTTGATTACGAAGTGATAGAAAAATCAGTATCGGCAATTCAAAATGCAGATACCTTAATAATAGGTGGAACTTCCTTAAGTGTGTACCCTGCAGCAGGTCTTATTGATTACTATAGAGGAGATAATCTTATACTCATAAATAAGGGCGAGGTTTATAAAAAAAGCAAAGCAAAACTAGTATTTAGAGATAGCGTAGGCGAAGTACTTAGCTTGGCTTTAAAATAATAGCCATGTCTATTAGCAAGCAACTATTTCTAATGCATATAAACTACAAAAATTAAAGGGACTATCCAGAAAATTAAATTATTCTAGGATGTCCCTCTATTATTGTGTAAAAAATAAATATAATAATATTACTCTACAATTTTAGCTTCCAGAATATTCGCATCGGCATATTTTGTCATCAGGCTGTTTATTTTTTCTATATACTCATTAAGCTTTGAATCTCCTTCAAAACATATCACCATCATCATGATATGCTTACTTTCTTCAGTTACTTGAGTTCGAACAGAATCTGATGTAGTAGAAGCAAAGTAACCCTCATCATCCTTAAAAACAGGCATATTTTCAAGGTTAATTTGACCTCTTCCTATACCCTCATAATAGTCTCCAGCATTTCCTTTTGTGAATACTACATCGCCCTTAACTTTAGCTAAATCTACACACCCAAGACTATGGCCAGTTTCTAGCGAAATAAGATTGTTTATATCAACTATATTATTTACCTTATATAAATCCATTCCTTTAGGAATACGGCGAATAAGTGAATCTGAAGAAACTCTATATCTGCTAGGGTCTTTGCCTAATTTTTTATATGATCTTCTAGCAGCCTGAATACTTTCTATTTTAAGTACATCCTCTAAAGTAAGAGTTTCCTGAAGATGCTTATAAACAGAGTCAATCATGCCCCATAGCTCATCGTCACTAGGTGAAACCACAACATTTGCTTCAATTATACCTAGCTGTAGATTAGGTAGTATTTCTTTTACTTTTTCATCAATTCTAACATTCATAGCGTACCCTCCAAAATAATATATTATGAAAAAATTAAATAATTGTATCAAGACTGTAGTCTATAAGATCATCGTCTTTATAAGTGAACCTAGCAGTAAAAAAATTGTACTTATTCATCCACTCCATAAAAATCTTGTCACCTTCAAGCATATTAAGCTGATTGATATCTGATTTTGAAATCCATTTTAGTTTTCCTTCTTCATTCTCAATTACATCTCCAGAAAAATCATCACAAGAAAACAAAAACATATACCAGTCGTTATCTCCCATAAAGTCAGGAAAGGTGATAAAGCCATGAAGCTTTACACTATTAGCTTTTAGATTACTCTCTTCGTAGATTTCTCTTATGATGCACTGCTCAGGGGTTTCGCCAGGATTCATCTTACCACCTAGCCCCACCCATCTATTCATATGAATGTCGTTTTTCTTTTTTATCCTATGCATCATCAATATCTGGTCATCACGCTCTATATAGCAGTGAGTAGATAAAATCATAGCATCACCTGCACTTATCAAAATTAATAAACATACAAAAATATTGTAACACACAAATAAGTATACAATAAACAAAATAAAATAACTTTATTTCTATAATATAATCCAATGAGGCTAAAAAATAATAAATATGATAAAATATAATTAGAAAGCTATAAAATAGCCATTCATTTAAAATATTTCAAAAAAGAATAATATAAAAAATGGAGGTATTACTTATGTCAAAAGTCTATTTTAAAAAAGTTACTGATAAATCTGAAGAAAAACTAAGCAAAGCGGCTAGAGAGCTACTTGAAGTTTTAGTAAAAAATGAAAATCATACCTGGGAAAAAACAGTCCCTATGAAAGTTCATTTTGGTGAAAAAGGCAACACTACATATATAAAACCAGCCTGTTACAAGGATGTAATAGAATATATGGGAGAAAATCAAATAGAAAGTGCCTACATAGAGACAAATGTACTCTACAGAGGTTCAAGAACTACTAGAGGTAGTCATATAGAGCTTGCAAAAGAGCACGGATTCACTCAGCTTCCAATAATCATAGCAGATGGGGATCATGGAGAAGCTTATGATGAAATAAAGATAGATAAAGAATACTTCTCAACTTGTAAAATAGGAACAGAGTTTTCAAAATACAATCAATTCCTAGTTATGGCACATTTCAAGGGCCATGGCTCAGCAGGATTTGGTGGAGCTATGATACAGCTTGCTATGGGTTTTGCCGCTAGAGGAGGAAAACTAGCACAGCACTCTGGAATAAGTCCAAAGGTAATAGAGAAAAAATGTATATCCTGTGGTCTTTGTGTAAAAAAATGCGATGTAGAAGCAATAGAAATGAAAGAAAAAGCATTTATTCACTCAGAAAAATGTGTAGGATGTGCAGGCTGTATAGCAGTATGCCCAGTAGGAGCCATAGTAAATGACTGGTCAGAAGTAAACTTTAAAGAAAAGCTCGCAGAATATGCGTATGCAGCTCAAAAAGACAAAGATAATGTATACATCACTTATTTGATTAATATAACTAAAGAATGTGACTGCATGGGCCAGCATATGGACGAGGTTGCATCAGATATTGGAGTATTTATTTCAAAGGATCCTGTAGCAATAGACACTGCCTGTATAGATATGCTTCAAAATCAAAGTGACGATAAGCTATTTGACGATGGAAGAGAATCTATAGAGCACGCTGTAAAAATTGGTTTTGGCTCTAAAGACTATGAACTAATTGAACTACAGTAGGATGATTAAAAAATGAAAATAGATATGGGAATAGAAAATGGCTTATCAGATTGCCATGTACATCTTTCACTTAAATCAGGATTTACAATAAAGCAGTGGAGCATGGCAGATGATAACCAAAAAACAGCTTGGATTTCTTCTATTTTAGAAAAATATAAGAAAAATAATATAATCTATCTAAAAGATGGGGGAGATGCATATGGCGTCTCCCTTTATGCAAAAAAACTAGCAGACAAGCATGATATAAACTATAAAACTCCTGGATTTGCCATATATAAAGAAGGTAGCTATGGAGACTTTCTCGGAAAAAGTATAAAAAACATGGGAGATTTTGATAGATTATTTGAGTATCTTCTTAGCCTAGATATAGATCACTTAAAGCTTATAGTAACTGGTATTATGGATTTTGATAACTTTGGATATTACGAAAAAACTCAGTTTACATCATCAGAGTTAATTTACATGATATCAAGGGCGAAGGAAGAAAACCTAAACGTCATGGTTCATGCAAATGGAAATGAAGCAGTAAAGATGGCTATTAACGCAGGTGCTGATACTATTGAACATGGTTATTTACTAGATAAACAAACCCTAAAAGAGTTCATAGGCTCAAGTACAACATGGGTGCCTACCCTTGCACCGCTTGGAAATATACTGAAATATAAGCCAAAAGCTATGATAAATCAGCTGGATACAGTTAATAAAATATATCAGCTTCAGATAGAAAATTTAAAATTTGCTCTTGAAAACAACATAGAAGTGCGACTTGGAAGCGATGCTGGAGCCTATATGGTAGAGCACCCAAATGGAATAATTGATGAAATAAATCTCATGAAAGAAGCTGGAATATCTCATAAAACTATAAAAGAGCTAATGATAAAACAAATCCAAAAAATAAAATAGAGCCAAAAGGACTGTGCTTATCCCAAAAATCTATATTTTGGGGGTAATATAACACAAATATCCTCTTGACTCTTTTTTTATTTTTCACTAGTAGCAAATCTTTTCTTTAAAAAAATAATATCTTCATCTATATATCTATGATGGATTTTTGTAACATCAAACTTCAGAAGTTTAAAAGCAAACTGAACAAAATATCCTATACATAATGACATAATAACAGTACCAATACCTAAGGTTCCACCTAAAAGATAACCTATTGATAAAGCACAAATTTCGATAGTATTTCTAATAAATCTCACGGATTTATTAGTTCTTTTAGTAAGAGCAATCATAAGACCATCTCTAGGGCCTGAGCCTAGCTCAGCGCCTATATAGGCTACAGTGGCACATCCTATCACAAACATTCCACCTAGCATCATAATTAGACTAGGAATAAAGGAATCGAAAATAGGAATTAAATTGTTAAGCATTAGGATATCGATAAAATAACCTATGAAGTACATATTAAATACGGTACCCCAGCCTATACGCTCTCCTAAAAAAAAGGCAATAATAACAATCATAAAACCTACCGCAATACTTGCTTGCCCCATAGTGATTCCAAAAGTAGTACTTAGACCTTTATGAAATACATCCCATGGTGCAAGCCCAAGATTTGCATTTATTGTCATAACTATGCCAACAGAATATAAAAATAGACCAAAAAATAATCTTATAAATTTATAAATAGGTGAAGCACTACTCAAAACACCATCTCCTTAAAGCTTTTCTAGGACTATGCAAGTTCGGCTAGGGCTATAAATTGTAATACAGTTTTCATTGAACTTAAGATTATTTATACTATGATACACTATGTCTCGGCTTACTCTGTTATAGCCTCCAAAGATATCCAAATCAGAATCGAAAACAGCCTTGTATGAATTAGAATCTTTAGTAGGGAAGCATAAATCAGAATATGAATCTGTAGGATGGAAGTTAAAAATAAAAATTAAATCCTGTTTTTTAAATACGATTAGCTTCCTAGTATCATCGATAAATAAGTCCTGAATAAACTCGCTTTTCTTTAGAATATCATGATTTTGAGCAAAATACACCATGAATCTATCAAAAGTACTCAAATATTCATACTTTAATTCTAAATTCTCTTCAAGGCTCCATCTCCTCTGAGCATACTTGTAACTCCAATCATTTCCTTGCCTTGGAAAATCTATCCAGTCTGGATGTCCAAATTCATTGCCCATAAAATTCAGATAAGCTTCACTGGCAGCCGTCAAGGTAAAAAATCTAATCAGCTTATGAAGAGCTATAGCCCTATCTATTACATAGTGGTTATCAGATTTATGCATATGCCAATACATAACCTCATCACATAACCTAAACATAATAGTTTTGTCTCCAACCATAGCTTGGTCATGAGATTCGCAGTAACCTATACGTTTTTCATGTGGCCTTTTTGAAACGGCTTCATACCAGAGAGTATACATATTCCAAGTTTCATCTCTTTGCTCAAGCATCCTTATCCAAAAATCAGGAAGTCCCATAGCAAGCCTATAATCAAATCCCAATCCACCGTAAGAAATAGGAAGACACATTCCAGGCATACCACTCATATCTTCAGCTATAGTTATTGCAGTGGGTTTAATCTTTTTAATAAGAGCATTTGCAAACTGAAGATAAGTTACAGCATCCAAATCAGTATTATCAGAGAAATACTGGTCATAATTAGTGAAACTCTTACCCAATCCATGGTCTAGATAAAGCATGGAAGTAATACCATCAAATCTAAATCCATCAAAATGATATTCATCCATCCAGTACTTGATATTTGAAAGCAAAAAGTGAATCACTTCAGGCTTTGAGTAATCAAAAAGCTTCGAATCCCAAGCAGGATGGTTTCCTCTAGCTCCTTCATGAAAAAATTGATAACTAGTTCCATCAAACTCATTTATTCCGTCATCAGTGTTTTTTACAACGTGAGAATGGACTATATCCATAAACACAGCTATATCCATACTATGAGCCGTATCGATTAAAACCTTAAGCTCATCTGGAGTTCCAAACCACGACGAAACAGCAAAAAAATTAGAAACATGATAGCCAAAGGATGCATAGTATGGATGCTGCATGACAGCCATAAGCTGAACTGCATTATAGCCTTTTTCCTTTATCTTAGGTAAAACAATATTTGTAAACTCAGAAAAACTCCCTATAGCTTCTTTTTCCTGAGCCATTCCTACATGAGCCTCATAAATAAGTAAATCTTGCTTTTTAGGAATTTTAAAAGAAGGATTCATCCATTTGTAGTCATTATCAGGACAGTAGATTTGACCAGTAAAATTAAGTGTATTTGGATCTTGAATTACACGTTTAATATATAGTGGAATCTTATCATGACTTATATTATCTTTGGTAACTCTTACCTTTACTAAACACTCATGCCAAAGAGACTTTTTTCCATCTAAAAAAATCTCCCAGTAACCATTACCTAAATGGGTAAGAGGATGAGAGCTTGGATTCCAGTTGTTAAACTCACCTATAAGATGTAGAGAATCGGCTCCAGGA
This is a stretch of genomic DNA from Acetoanaerobium sticklandii. It encodes these proteins:
- a CDS encoding EamA family transporter; this encodes MKKKDLVMALMVVIIWGVNFTVIRLGLNGVPSMLLAALRYTFVLPALFFVKRPKIDMKYAIAYGLSVGVGQFSCLFYAMQIGMPAGLSSITLQSAAFMTPLLAFLFLHESIKPKQIIGLFIAAIGLAFIASNAGSITAVPLPALLLTLLAAFFWALSNIVLKFASNKAEALGEKIDMLGVVVWTSLVPPIPLYIFSFILDGPDVMLKTVTSLSAISTFSIFYLAFGATIFGYGTWSVLLGKYPASKIAPLSLMVPITGLLSSQIILKEQLSTSQWTGGFIILLGLIFSTLDIKSLIKFNNR
- a CDS encoding tRNA 2-thiocytidine(32) synthetase TtcA, with the protein product MSELAGNGCEVLVPFNERRPLDVIERSIIKTYRKGIWSKFLKALNDYEMIQPGDRIAVAISGGKDSMLMAKLFQELQKFSKIPFEVEYIAMDPGYHPSIRELMMDNFNYLNIPIKVFETDIFKIADKIAQDYPCYMCAKMRRGALYNKTKELGCNKLALGHHFNDVIETTMLNMLYTGAFKTMLPRLKSTNFEGLELIRPLYYVEEVFIERFTQTNGIWPLNCACMVAAKKTGSKRKEMKELIANLKKNFNNVDKSIFKAAENVNLDCVLGWQQHGESFSFLDEFDSADE
- a CDS encoding GNAT family N-acetyltransferase, with amino-acid sequence MDYEFRLLTHYDYEEVKEMCKDIWDGTDYMPLVFHNWVDDEKGEFFCIIDKAKNKIAGISKFSILPEQMGWLEGLRVHEEYRGQKLARRIQEYMSELANKYLEEGKINKLGACTHLNNVASRKMLESSGFEIEQQHMIVMKPYEENNAVITTKSFVVTRWKPTLEEFMNLDYFKSRDMVFHCDFTFMDVSEELYDILIKKDAFWEINGKKGIIYYKVETCFVAVDEDIDTIEIFSDYLYQKNKTGFTPYTTVNLKKPQLLENLKANGYITWSDWQMDYFYYLKK
- a CDS encoding response regulator transcription factor translates to MSFKILIIEDEENISEIVAKYLQKEGYSTLIANDGIEGLALFRDSNPDLVISDVMMPTIDGLEVLREIRLISDVPVIMLTAKQEEVDRLKGFENGADDYVTKPFSPKELVRRVMVMLKRTYKTIENKQVLIEGELKLDLNKQKLYKNEVEIDITSKEFQIIYAFFKNPRQILSREQLIELAFSNDFEGFDRTIDVHIKKIRHKIEEDTKNPKYLKTKYGAGYIFGGSDED
- a CDS encoding sensor histidine kinase; protein product: MKIRNQLIIIIIAILSAGVLIQSFIASNYIDNYFNSYIVQEYNQNIARISLIAQEIIADKESSSNSRPMMSQMSYRRTLSSYMSDPIIEINIYSNQGRLIFTSSGAMGQGHMNFGSDHENSLQLETDIFDVSNDENQKIGSLEIIRNKDVKNWQTSVLFNKALYSGAAIAFISVAIIAGLIIWIVSTKFSKQLIDTAYYASKIEQDDQVDIPLSETVEIKQIQLTLLNLASRLKLKTKIRKEKADKLSHETRTPLTILKSNIEAAIDEVIVLDEQNLSLCLEQIDTLSEMMTNISDIITDDSDDTSIELSELDLTKEIKNIIKSLSLQYTKKNIALTSSLSNELLIHSDKNKINQSVYNLLTNAYKFTPYGGKVDISVKKLDNSVTIEVADSGMGVKKEELDKIFAAYYRSNEHKETQGDGLGLYIVSTNMILLGGSASAYINESKGLTVKLILPQ
- a CDS encoding NAD-dependent protein deacylase — protein: MDETAIYELSKIIQASENIVFFGGAGVSTESNIPDFRSEEGIYNIKSKYNFPPETMLSHSFFINQTSLFYDFYKTSMIFPNARPNLAHYTLAKLEQMGKLNAVITQNIDGLHQAAGSNNVLELHGSIHRNYCMGCHKFFDLDYVLSSEDVPLCDVCSEIIKPDVVLYEEGLDYEVIEKSVSAIQNADTLIIGGTSLSVYPAAGLIDYYRGDNLILINKGEVYKKSKAKLVFRDSVGEVLSLALK
- a CDS encoding B3/B4 domain-containing protein — translated: MNVRIDEKVKEILPNLQLGIIEANVVVSPSDDELWGMIDSVYKHLQETLTLEDVLKIESIQAARRSYKKLGKDPSRYRVSSDSLIRRIPKGMDLYKVNNIVDINNLISLETGHSLGCVDLAKVKGDVVFTKGNAGDYYEGIGRGQINLENMPVFKDDEGYFASTTSDSVRTQVTEESKHIMMMVICFEGDSKLNEYIEKINSLMTKYADANILEAKIVE
- a CDS encoding NUDIX hydrolase, with translation MILSTHCYIERDDQILMMHRIKKKNDIHMNRWVGLGGKMNPGETPEQCIIREIYEESNLKANSVKLHGFITFPDFMGDNDWYMFLFSCDDFSGDVIENEEGKLKWISKSDINQLNMLEGDKIFMEWMNKYNFFTARFTYKDDDLIDYSLDTII
- a CDS encoding DUF362 domain-containing protein: MSKVYFKKVTDKSEEKLSKAARELLEVLVKNENHTWEKTVPMKVHFGEKGNTTYIKPACYKDVIEYMGENQIESAYIETNVLYRGSRTTRGSHIELAKEHGFTQLPIIIADGDHGEAYDEIKIDKEYFSTCKIGTEFSKYNQFLVMAHFKGHGSAGFGGAMIQLAMGFAARGGKLAQHSGISPKVIEKKCISCGLCVKKCDVEAIEMKEKAFIHSEKCVGCAGCIAVCPVGAIVNDWSEVNFKEKLAEYAYAAQKDKDNVYITYLINITKECDCMGQHMDEVASDIGVFISKDPVAIDTACIDMLQNQSDDKLFDDGRESIEHAVKIGFGSKDYELIELQ
- a CDS encoding amidohydrolase family protein, translated to MKIDMGIENGLSDCHVHLSLKSGFTIKQWSMADDNQKTAWISSILEKYKKNNIIYLKDGGDAYGVSLYAKKLADKHDINYKTPGFAIYKEGSYGDFLGKSIKNMGDFDRLFEYLLSLDIDHLKLIVTGIMDFDNFGYYEKTQFTSSELIYMISRAKEENLNVMVHANGNEAVKMAINAGADTIEHGYLLDKQTLKEFIGSSTTWVPTLAPLGNILKYKPKAMINQLDTVNKIYQLQIENLKFALENNIEVRLGSDAGAYMVEHPNGIIDEINLMKEAGISHKTIKELMIKQIQKIK